Part of the Listeria innocua genome is shown below.
TTGAAGAGAGTGATTACATCGTCTGGTGTTTTTGCATCTTTTAACGATTGAACAAATGCTGGATGAACTAATAATCTTGAAAGTGCTGCTAAAGTTTCTAAGTGAGTTGCATTTGCACCATCTGGAGCCGCAATCATAAAGAACAAATGAGCAGGTTGACCATCTAAGGAGTTATAATCTAATCCTTTTTCACTTTTCGCAAAGACTACAGTTGGTTCATTAACTGCTTTTGTTTTTGCATGTGGCATTGCAATTCCTTCGCCAACTCCAGTAGAGCTTTGGGCTTCACGGTTCATTATCGCTTCTTTAAAAAGTACCTCGTCATTAATTTTCCCGTTGCTTTTAAGTGAAGCAATCATTTCATCAATGGCAGCTTCTTTTGTTGTAGCTTGTAATGACATAATCATAACGTCTTTGCTGAGTAAGTCTGTAATTCTCATTTTAGTGCCTCCCTGTTATTTTAGTTATCTTCACTTGCGGTAATAATTCATTAATTAAATCTTTTTCTGCTAGATCTGTTGAAAATGCTGTTGCGCCCCCAGTTGCAACGCCTGCAGCAAATGATTTAACTGGATCCTTAGTTTTATCGAAAGTTCCAACGAATCCAGCAATCATTGAATCACCAGCTCCAACTGAATTTTTAAGTTCTCCTTTTAAGGCATCAGCGAAATAAACATCTTCTCCTGTAAAAAGTAGAGCTCCGTCGCCAGCCATGGATACGATTACATGTTGTGCGCCTAATTCTAGGCATTTCTTTCCATAAGGAATGAGATCTTCTACACTATCTAACTTAACACCAAATAGTTCTGCCAGTTCGTGGTGATTTGGTTTAATAAGGATTGGACGATTTGGTAATGCATCTAGTAGTTCTTGTCCAGTCGTATCAATCATGAAGTTAGCTTGTTTTTCTTTACAGATTTGGATTATTTTATCGTAGAAATCATTTCCTAGTGAAGGTGGTACACTTCCAGATAGAATAACGATGTCACCAGCAGTTACCTTATCCATCACTTCTAAAAATTCTTTGATTTCTTTTTCAGAGATTGCTGGGCCTAAACCATTAATTTCTGTTTCTTCTCCGTGTTTTAGTTTGATATTAATACGAGTATCGTCTTTTACTATTACAAAGCCAGTTTGTATGCCTTCATTTTTAAGCCAGTCTTTGATAAATCCACCTGTAAATCCGCCTAAAAACCCTGTAGCAAGGCTCGGTACGTTCAATTGATTTAAAACTCTGCTGACATTGATACCTTTGCCACCAGGTAATTTATAATCTTGTTTCATGCGATTAAGTTCGCCAAGTTTTAGTTGGTCGATTTGCACAATATAATCAATTGAAGGGTTTAAAGTAATTGTATAAATCATTTTTCTACCTCGATTATTTTAGTTTTTTGGATAAAGGATTTTCTTACTTCTGAAGGAATATAGTCTGTTACAATAGTAGCTTCATCTATTGAAAACATTTTTGAAAAATTAACTTCATTGAATTTCGTATGGTCTGCTACAACAAAAACGCGATCAGCACGCTCTTTGGCAGCACGTTTTACAAATGCTTCTTCCATATCTGGTGTCGTATAGCCATGCTCCGGATGCATAGCGTTAGTTCCAATAAAAGCTTTGTCAAAATGATAATTTTTAATATTATCCAAGGCAACTGCGCCAATAATTGCTTTTGTATGCACTTTCATTTTGCCACCTAAAAGATAAGCATCAATATTTTGACGAACTAGTTCTTCAATATGGGTTAGTCCATTTGTAACTACAGTAATATTTCGATTTGCTAAGTGAGTAATTAATTCCAGTGTCGTGGAGCCTGCATCTAAATAGATACAATCATTTTCTTCCACTAAACTAGCGCAATATGCTGCGATTTCTTTTTTACTTTGAATGTTTTTGAATGATTTCTCATTCATGCTTGGTTCTTGGTTATGAGAAATAACAAGTTTTGCACCACCGTGTACACGTTCGATTAATCCTTGTTCCTCTAATTCGATTAAATCACGACGAATAGTTGACTCCGAGGTATCTAGCCCTTCAACTAATTCTTGTAATTTAATAACACCAAGCTTTTCAATACTCTCCATAATAAGTTGTTTTCGCTCTGCATTTAACATTCTTACTCCTC
Proteins encoded:
- the pfkB gene encoding 1-phosphofructokinase, translating into MIYTITLNPSIDYIVQIDQLKLGELNRMKQDYKLPGGKGINVSRVLNQLNVPSLATGFLGGFTGGFIKDWLKNEGIQTGFVIVKDDTRINIKLKHGEETEINGLGPAISEKEIKEFLEVMDKVTAGDIVILSGSVPPSLGNDFYDKIIQICKEKQANFMIDTTGQELLDALPNRPILIKPNHHELAELFGVKLDSVEDLIPYGKKCLELGAQHVIVSMAGDGALLFTGEDVYFADALKGELKNSVGAGDSMIAGFVGTFDKTKDPVKSFAAGVATGGATAFSTDLAEKDLINELLPQVKITKITGRH
- a CDS encoding DeoR/GlpR family DNA-binding transcription regulator, which encodes MLNAERKQLIMESIEKLGVIKLQELVEGLDTSESTIRRDLIELEEQGLIERVHGGAKLVISHNQEPSMNEKSFKNIQSKKEIAAYCASLVEENDCIYLDAGSTTLELITHLANRNITVVTNGLTHIEELVRQNIDAYLLGGKMKVHTKAIIGAVALDNIKNYHFDKAFIGTNAMHPEHGYTTPDMEEAFVKRAAKERADRVFVVADHTKFNEVNFSKMFSIDEATIVTDYIPSEVRKSFIQKTKIIEVEK